From Pantoea vagans:
TGGGCGAAATGATGATTTTTACGCGCCCGGCAAGGAGTCCGCCATGTTACTCAAGGGTCGGAACTTTGACCAGCAGTGTTCGCTTTAAGAATCTACTGAAAAAACCAGACGAACAGGCTTATTTTTCACGCTTTTTTGCGCGCGCCGTACTGCCACGAATCGTTAAGCCGGCATCCAGCAACCGCGATCCGCTGATCACCCGTTTGCCATTTAACTCATCCAGCAGCAGCAGCATCGCTTCCCGACCAATCTGGTAGCGTGGCTGCGTCACCGTGGTCAGCGGCGGCTCGCAGTAACGTGACAGCTCAATGTCATCGAATCCCACTACAGAGAGATCCTCCGGTATCCGTAGTCCACAGCGTCTGGCCTGATTCATCGCCCCCAGCGCCATAATATCGCTGTGACAGAACAGGGCGCGTGGCGGTTGTGGCAGGGTCATCAGCTGATTCATGGCGGCAACGCCTGCTTCAAACGTGAAATCACCGCGCACAATATAGGTGGGATCGACCGTCAGCCCGCTGCGACGCATCGCCTGTACATAGCCCTGCAACCGATACTGACAGAGCGGCATCTCTTCCGGCCCGGCAATACAGGCGATCTGCGTGTGGCCTAACTGCAGTAAATGATTCACCGCTTCAAATGCGGCGGTCAGGTTATCGATGTGGACCGTGGGCAGCGACATTTCCGGCGCAAACTCATTCGCCATCACCATGGGCGGCAGGTTGCGTTGCTCATCAATGCTGGCATCAAAGGGCAACTGTGATCCGAGCAGCACCATGCCATCGATCTGTCGTGTGACCATCAGATTGAGAAAGGTTCGCTCCTGCTGATTCTGATGAGCGCAGTCACCAATCAGGACCAGATAGCCCTCTTCGGCTGCCGTGACTTCGACGCCACGAATGATTTCACTAAAGAAGGGATCGCAGATGTCAGGGACAATCACCAGGATGGTTCGCGTTTCGTTACGCCGCGCGTTGCGCGTTGGGCCGTGTGCTGCATAGCCGACGGCGGCAACGGCCTGCTCGACTTTCTGACGGGTCGCCGCAGAAACCTTCTCCGGATTCATCAGCGCACGCGATACGGTGGCGGTTGAGACGCCCGCGTGCTCCGCGACATCCTTCATCGTGGCGGCGGGCGGTTGTTGATTCTGCTCCAACACATGCTCCTGACGCGTTATGGCGCGTTCGATTCTGTTTTTGCCTGACCTGAAAGCAATCCGGGCAACATTGTTAACGATTGCCCGGCTGGTTGTTACTTAATTTGCATAAAAATTGTGACTTATGCGACGTTTTTCGATCTGGCTCGCAGTGTCAGCAAAAATCAGCTCTCGGTCGGGTCGATATCCAGCGTCCATTTCACTTTGCGCGCAGCGGGGAGCGTTGAAACCAGCGGCAACGAACTGCTCAGTAACTGTTGCAGACGTTGCCGGGAAGGATGCTGCAACAGCAGCTGCCAGCGCCAGCGTCCACTGCGTTTGGGCTGCAAAGCGGGCAACGGACCCATAAACCACATCGCCTTGTCGTTCAGCGGGCTCGCCTCCAGCAGGTTGCGAAGTTGTTGCAAAAATTCGGCTGCCTGCTGGTTATCCATATCTTCTGCGCGGAACAGCGCATGGCGGCTCCAGGGCGGCAGGTGAACCGCCTGTCGCTCCAGCAGTGCCTGCTGCGCGAAGGCCGAATAACCCTGATGCAGCAGTGTCTGTAGTAAGGGGTGTTCCGGATGGTGCGTCTGCAGCAATACTTCGCCCTGCTTTCCGGCACGGCCAGCACGGCCGGCGACCTGGGTGTAGAGCTGAGCAAAGCGCTCTGCCGCACGGAAATCGGCTGAGAACAGGGCACCATCAACATCCAGCAGCGAGACCAGTGTGACATCGGGGAAGTGGTGGCCCTTGGCCAGCATCTGGGTGCCGACCAGGATACGTGCGCCGCCACGATGAACATCAGCCAGATGCTGCTCCAGCGCCCCTTTGCGGCTGGTGGTATCACGATCGATGCGCGACACCGGCACGCCGGGGAAGAGTGTGCCGAGCTGCTGCTCCAGCTGCTCAGTGCCGACGCCCACCGGCAGCAGATGGGTTGAACCGCACTGCGGACACTGATTAGGCAGCGGACGCTGGCTGTCGCAATGATGGCAGCGTAGCTGGCGGTGGTGCTGATGCAGGGTGTAGTAGCGGTCACAGCGGGTACACTCGGCAATCCAGCCGCAGTCGTGACAAAGCAGGGCGGGCGAAAAGCCGCGGCGGTTAAGGAACAGTAACACCTGATTGTCGGCCTGCAGATGCTGGCGCATTTTACCAATCAGGCCGGGTGCCAGGCCGCCGATCAGCTGCACGCCTTTTAAATCGATAAGCTGTTGCAGCGCCGGTCGGGCGTTACCGGCGCGCTTTGTCAGGTCGAGCTGGCGATACTTGCCGCTGCGGACATTGTGCAGTGTCTCCAGAGCAGGTGTCGCCGATCCCATGACAATCGGGATGTCCTCTTCATGCGCACGGAACACAGCCAGATCGCGCGCCTGATAGCGCCAGCCTTCCTGCTGTTTATAGGAGCTGTCATGCTCTTCATCAATAATGATCACGCCCGGACGGGCCAGCGGCGTAAATAGCGCCGAACGGGTGCCAATCACAATCGCTGTTTCGCCGCGCCGCGCACGTAACCAGACCGCCAGCCGTTCACTGTCATTTAAGGCAGAGTGCAGCACATCAATGGGCGCATCAAAACGTTCGCGAAAGCGGGCAATCGTCTGCGGGGTTAAGCCAATCTCCGGCACCAGTACGAGCGCCTGTTTACCACGTGCCAGCACATTTTCCAGCACGCTGAGGTAAACCTCGGTTTTGCCGGAGCCGGTGATGCCCGCCAGCAGCCAGGCGGAATAATGTTCATCATCTGCCCGAATCGCACCCACGGCCATCGCCTGATCGGTATTCAGTCTAAGCCGTTCGCCTTTTACAGCATAAGTGGTGCGCCAGTCGTGCATCTGCGGCTGATGTTCATGCAGTTCGCATAAGCCTTTAGCCCGCAATGCCTGTAATGTCGCCTCGGTGAGATCGTGTTCACTGACCTGATGCCGATAGAGCGGTTGCTGACGCAGTGCTGCCAGCGCCTGCTGCTGTTTTGGTGCCCGCTTTAAACTTTCCGGCGCGGTTGCCCGGCCCTGTTCGGTGATTTCCCAGCGCCACAGGGGATTGTCCTGCGCCGCTTTGCCCTGGCGCAGCAGTACAGGAATCGCGTGGCTCAAAACTTCGCCCTGCGGCGAGTGATAGTAGCTGGCGGCCCAGTTCAGGATGCGCCACAGCGACGGCGGATAGAGAGACTCACTGTCCAGCACCTCAACTACGCGTTTGAGCTGTGCTTCCGGCAGATCGCTGCTGTCACGAAAGGCGACCACAATCCCGATCATTCTGCGATTGCCAAAGGGCACACTCACGCGCCCGCCAATGACCGGCTGCGCACCCTGAGGCGGCAGATAGTCAAACAGGCGGGGCAAGGGGACGGGCAGGGCAACCTGAACGACGGGCATAACTCTCTCTTTCCGGCTCAATCATCGGGGAAGCTAGTGTACACGCTGACCCCTATGGCGGGTATCTCAGCATATATTTGCAGCAATCGAAACTTGCCTGTATAATATGCGGCCTTCGGTGAGAAATATCTGGCCGGAGTACACCCTATAATGTTCAACCGCGTGTGGTGCTGTGCAGGTTAACGCCTGGCACGGAGAGCGACACGGCCTTCTATGAGGTTTCCCATGAAACAAGGTATTCACCCGAAATACGAAGCAGTTACTATCAAATGTACCTGCGGCAACGAGATCCACACCCGTTCAACACTGACTCACGAACTGAACCTGGACGTTTGTGGCAAATGCCACCCGTTCTATACCGGTAAGCAGCGTGAAGTGGCAACTGGTGGCCGTGTTGACCGCTTTAACAAGCGTTTCAGCGTGCCAGGCGCTAAAAAATAAGATTAAAAGGCACCTGAACCTGCGGGTTCGGCGGCAAGAAAAAACCCAGCTTCGGCTGGGTTTTTTTATGCTCTGACGAATCAATATTCCCAGGTGTCGGGATCGATGCCCATATCGCGCATGATCTTTTTCGCTTCTTCAGGAATTTCATCGCTGCGTTCTTTGCGCAGGTCCACG
This genomic window contains:
- the cytR gene encoding DNA-binding transcriptional regulator CytR, with the translated sequence MEQNQQPPAATMKDVAEHAGVSTATVSRALMNPEKVSAATRQKVEQAVAAVGYAAHGPTRNARRNETRTILVIVPDICDPFFSEIIRGVEVTAAEEGYLVLIGDCAHQNQQERTFLNLMVTRQIDGMVLLGSQLPFDASIDEQRNLPPMVMANEFAPEMSLPTVHIDNLTAAFEAVNHLLQLGHTQIACIAGPEEMPLCQYRLQGYVQAMRRSGLTVDPTYIVRGDFTFEAGVAAMNQLMTLPQPPRALFCHSDIMALGAMNQARRCGLRIPEDLSVVGFDDIELSRYCEPPLTTVTQPRYQIGREAMLLLLDELNGKRVISGSRLLDAGLTIRGSTARAKKREK
- the priA gene encoding primosomal protein N': MPVVQVALPVPLPRLFDYLPPQGAQPVIGGRVSVPFGNRRMIGIVVAFRDSSDLPEAQLKRVVEVLDSESLYPPSLWRILNWAASYYHSPQGEVLSHAIPVLLRQGKAAQDNPLWRWEITEQGRATAPESLKRAPKQQQALAALRQQPLYRHQVSEHDLTEATLQALRAKGLCELHEHQPQMHDWRTTYAVKGERLRLNTDQAMAVGAIRADDEHYSAWLLAGITGSGKTEVYLSVLENVLARGKQALVLVPEIGLTPQTIARFRERFDAPIDVLHSALNDSERLAVWLRARRGETAIVIGTRSALFTPLARPGVIIIDEEHDSSYKQQEGWRYQARDLAVFRAHEEDIPIVMGSATPALETLHNVRSGKYRQLDLTKRAGNARPALQQLIDLKGVQLIGGLAPGLIGKMRQHLQADNQVLLFLNRRGFSPALLCHDCGWIAECTRCDRYYTLHQHHRQLRCHHCDSQRPLPNQCPQCGSTHLLPVGVGTEQLEQQLGTLFPGVPVSRIDRDTTSRKGALEQHLADVHRGGARILVGTQMLAKGHHFPDVTLVSLLDVDGALFSADFRAAERFAQLYTQVAGRAGRAGKQGEVLLQTHHPEHPLLQTLLHQGYSAFAQQALLERQAVHLPPWSRHALFRAEDMDNQQAAEFLQQLRNLLEASPLNDKAMWFMGPLPALQPKRSGRWRWQLLLQHPSRQRLQQLLSSSLPLVSTLPAARKVKWTLDIDPTES
- the rpmE gene encoding 50S ribosomal protein L31, whose product is MKQGIHPKYEAVTIKCTCGNEIHTRSTLTHELNLDVCGKCHPFYTGKQREVATGGRVDRFNKRFSVPGAKK